In one window of Microbacterium natoriense DNA:
- a CDS encoding Ig-like domain-containing protein — protein MPLDGIDADGDSVELLNISSSPTKGRITATGANYFTYEALDGSTGVDTFTYLVRDHLGKESTATIRVGIAPPEDVNQEPYAVKDAVVVRPGREIAVPVMANDSDPEGDKITLVDEENDGLEIPEIDGLSARVSGDRVLVDAPDRALETSLQYTIRDARGATASAVLQITVDEDVPLLAPVARDDRVRPEDLTGTGLTADIDILKNDEDPDGTTEGLALDLGTGARELDDGVVRVTVTDEMQLIRYTLTDRDGLEASAFIFVPAVSGLRPTLKDGTKPVQVVSGETKSLPLSEYVTIAGGGTARITEHAKVSAIHANGADLVQDETTLVYTSAAGFFGQDAVTFEVTDGTGPDDPEGRKATLTIPIDVLPPENQQPSFTGAQMEVAPGEEAIGLDLAALTDDPDPDDAGSHTFTYVSGAGSGIKAEVDGSTLRVSASSDVEKGTVSSLTLKITDGVTEPVEGTVQVMVTASTRPLPAANTDTVSEADQGKSITVPVLANDFNPFPETPLTLVSAVTESGSGGATVKGDSVVVTPSANFVGTLVVRYRIQDATKDAEREANGQVVVTVQGVPDAPGTPTITSVQDRTVVISYGAPSNNGAEITRYTVKSVKGGSYSKECTSTTCTLDGLTNNVEYTFQVTATNRVGEGKPSAASEVARPDARPDTPLPPTLAFGDRSLSVSWKTPSTPGSPVESYTLEISPVPPSGITQKQVTGNSLVWEGLENGSNYQVRVQAHNKAPEPSAWSTWSAKEVPAGPPLKPAAPTTAEIQGVGTQAQMQVSWVPPGINGDKLDALELQVWEGGTLVRTITPAADAKTQAVTVPTSETPYTYRIRAHNKAGWGDYSDASAPRRGVNRPGKPTGVTAKPTGADGQLQVAYTPGARNGAAASEIAYQYSLNGGGSWVNLPGNGVIGGLANGTDYNVTVRALATVAGTAYPGDSSDVARGNPYGPLKQPRATAAGNSTSVTLGWDGNVSANGRAITKVEISIDGGGYQTVANSGAQTVGNGHSQTHSIRVRATDAVGQTVESATASAASDPPPPPTAYITSDGDANGQDNCGDGTCAWYYVHMDNFAANTSYSVQCADYRPADGYWGSWGGPYSVTTDGNGHYEGRLGCYHGSRGYGTYQASAVINGTEYERRAWN, from the coding sequence GTGCCGCTCGACGGCATCGACGCCGACGGCGACTCCGTCGAGCTTCTGAACATCTCATCGAGCCCGACGAAGGGGCGCATCACCGCCACCGGCGCCAACTACTTCACCTATGAGGCGCTCGACGGGTCGACCGGGGTCGACACCTTCACCTATCTGGTGCGTGACCATCTCGGCAAGGAGAGCACCGCGACGATCCGGGTCGGCATCGCGCCACCGGAGGACGTCAATCAGGAGCCGTATGCGGTGAAGGATGCGGTGGTGGTGCGTCCTGGGCGTGAGATCGCGGTGCCGGTGATGGCGAACGACTCCGATCCCGAGGGCGACAAGATCACTCTGGTCGATGAAGAGAACGATGGACTCGAAATCCCCGAGATCGACGGGCTGTCGGCGCGGGTGTCGGGGGACCGGGTTCTCGTGGATGCGCCCGATCGTGCGTTGGAGACGTCTTTGCAGTACACGATCCGCGACGCGCGGGGTGCGACGGCGTCGGCGGTGCTGCAGATCACGGTCGACGAGGACGTGCCCTTGCTGGCGCCCGTCGCGCGCGACGACCGCGTCCGTCCTGAGGACCTCACGGGCACAGGGCTGACCGCCGACATCGACATCCTGAAGAACGACGAGGACCCGGACGGCACGACCGAGGGTCTCGCCCTCGACCTCGGCACGGGCGCGAGGGAGCTCGACGACGGCGTGGTGCGCGTCACCGTCACAGACGAGATGCAGCTGATCCGCTACACGCTGACCGACCGCGACGGCCTGGAGGCCTCGGCGTTCATCTTCGTCCCCGCGGTCTCCGGTCTGCGGCCGACCCTGAAAGACGGCACGAAGCCCGTGCAGGTCGTCAGCGGCGAGACCAAGTCGCTGCCGCTGTCGGAGTACGTGACGATCGCCGGCGGAGGCACCGCCCGCATCACCGAGCATGCGAAGGTCAGCGCCATTCACGCGAACGGCGCCGACCTCGTGCAGGACGAGACGACGCTGGTCTACACGTCGGCGGCCGGGTTCTTCGGCCAGGACGCGGTGACGTTCGAGGTCACCGACGGCACCGGCCCGGATGATCCCGAGGGGCGCAAGGCGACGCTCACCATCCCGATCGATGTGCTGCCGCCGGAGAACCAGCAGCCCTCGTTCACGGGCGCGCAGATGGAGGTCGCTCCGGGCGAGGAAGCGATCGGCCTGGACCTCGCCGCGCTCACCGACGACCCCGACCCTGACGACGCGGGCTCGCACACGTTCACGTACGTCAGCGGGGCAGGCTCCGGGATCAAGGCAGAGGTCGACGGATCGACGCTGCGCGTCTCGGCTTCTTCCGACGTCGAGAAGGGCACCGTCTCCTCGCTCACGCTGAAGATCACCGACGGCGTCACCGAACCCGTCGAGGGGACCGTGCAGGTGATGGTGACGGCATCCACGCGTCCCCTCCCTGCGGCGAACACCGACACGGTGTCCGAGGCCGACCAGGGCAAGAGCATCACCGTGCCGGTGCTCGCCAACGACTTCAACCCCTTCCCCGAGACGCCGCTCACGCTCGTGTCCGCGGTGACCGAGTCGGGCAGCGGCGGCGCGACCGTGAAGGGCGACTCGGTCGTCGTGACTCCGTCAGCGAACTTCGTCGGGACGCTGGTGGTGCGATACCGGATCCAGGATGCGACGAAGGATGCCGAGCGCGAGGCGAACGGGCAGGTCGTCGTCACCGTGCAGGGCGTCCCCGATGCGCCGGGCACCCCGACCATCACGAGCGTGCAGGATCGCACGGTCGTGATCTCCTACGGCGCTCCGTCGAACAACGGGGCCGAGATCACGAGGTACACCGTGAAGTCGGTCAAGGGCGGGTCGTACAGCAAGGAGTGCACGTCGACGACCTGCACGCTCGACGGGCTCACCAACAACGTCGAATACACGTTCCAGGTGACGGCGACCAACAGGGTCGGCGAGGGCAAGCCCTCCGCGGCGTCCGAGGTGGCGCGCCCCGATGCCCGACCGGACACTCCGCTTCCGCCGACGCTCGCGTTCGGCGACCGGTCGCTCTCGGTGAGCTGGAAGACCCCGTCGACGCCGGGATCTCCCGTCGAGAGCTACACGCTCGAGATCTCGCCGGTGCCCCCGTCGGGGATCACCCAGAAGCAGGTGACGGGCAACTCCCTCGTGTGGGAGGGCCTCGAGAACGGATCGAACTACCAGGTTCGTGTGCAGGCGCACAACAAAGCTCCGGAGCCGTCGGCCTGGAGCACCTGGTCGGCGAAGGAGGTCCCTGCGGGTCCTCCGCTGAAGCCTGCGGCTCCGACCACCGCCGAGATCCAGGGCGTCGGCACGCAGGCGCAGATGCAGGTCAGCTGGGTGCCGCCGGGGATCAACGGCGACAAGCTCGACGCGCTCGAGCTGCAGGTGTGGGAGGGCGGCACCCTGGTGCGCACGATCACGCCCGCCGCAGACGCCAAGACGCAGGCCGTGACGGTCCCGACCTCGGAGACGCCGTACACGTACCGGATCCGTGCGCACAACAAGGCCGGCTGGGGTGACTACAGCGACGCCTCGGCGCCGCGCCGCGGCGTGAACCGGCCGGGCAAGCCCACCGGGGTCACCGCGAAGCCGACCGGCGCCGACGGCCAGCTGCAGGTGGCGTACACACCGGGCGCTCGCAACGGCGCCGCGGCGAGCGAGATCGCCTACCAGTACTCGCTCAACGGCGGCGGCTCGTGGGTGAACCTGCCGGGCAACGGCGTCATCGGCGGCCTCGCCAACGGCACCGACTACAACGTGACCGTCCGCGCTCTCGCCACCGTGGCAGGAACCGCCTACCCCGGCGACTCTTCGGACGTGGCGAGAGGCAACCCGTACGGCCCGCTGAAGCAGCCGCGAGCGACGGCAGCAGGCAACAGCACCAGCGTGACGCTGGGGTGGGACGGCAACGTCTCGGCGAACGGACGTGCGATCACGAAGGTCGAGATCAGCATCGACGGGGGCGGCTACCAGACGGTCGCCAACAGCGGAGCGCAGACGGTGGGGAATGGCCACAGCCAGACCCACAGCATCCGCGTGAGAGCGACGGATGCAGTCGGCCAGACCGTCGAGAGCGCGACGGCGAGCGCCGCTTCTGATCCGCCGCCCCCGCCCACCGCCTACATCACCTCGGACGGTGACGCCAACGGCCAGGACAACTGCGGCGACGGCACCTGCGCCTGGTACTACGTGCACATGGACAACTTCGCGGCCAACACCTCGTACTCGGTGCAGTGCGCCGACTACCGTCCTGCCGACGGCTATTGGGGTTCATGGGGCGGTCCGTACTCCGTGACCACGGACGGCAACGGGCACTACGAGGGCCGGCTCGGCTGCTACCACGGCTCACGCGGCTACGGCACCTATCAGGCGTCCGCCGTCATCAACGGCACGGAGTACGAGCGACGAGCATGGAACTGA
- a CDS encoding Ig-like domain-containing protein yields the protein MKALTWMRARPRRLASAAGVAAGAVALTTLAFAYQGNPTTKVDLNDGGVWITKTSSLLVGHFNHESTLLDGGLRTAAENYDILQDETNVLVVDEAASTVTAVDPARVTLGDSAKIPASAKVALGDRTAAVLDRDSGDLWVVPVRGIAAFEPETAEPVAELGEGAEVAVAQDGTVFGLSASRGEIVTIPVDREGQPLDSSTASVGDLDTSEAPQITVVGRTPVVFDAAAGVLTTPGGFRTSIGDAADAVLQQSSAAASAVLVATRDELVSVPLDGGEPTTTKAGGDGEPAAPVSLLGCAYAAWAGSARFVRDCTGDASDVEAQIPGARNSTALTFRVNRDVIVLNDAVGGEAWLADESLSQVDNWEDLVPPEGESDDQEDTTEETVQTTLPERSDQNTPPVAEDDSFGVRPGASTMLPVLDNDNDPDGDVLVAALAEQQPALGTVQPIQDGGSLQIAVDEKASGTGSFTYEADDGRGGKDTAVVTLSVHGWDVNSAPGPKRKTSLTVETGGTISYNILPDWIDPDGDDIYLKSVVAAPGDEVEFTTDGQISYKATASLQGRKDVEVTVADGFGEVGTATITLDVRAEGSTDPKTNADHVVTRVGEQVTVSPLSNDTSSGAEPLRLGRVGDAPGAAVAPDFTNQQFSFTAQAAGTYYVQYLATAGPKNAEGLVRVDVLDASASELPPIAVRDVALLPAGGDVLVGVLANDTDPGGGILVVQSVSIDPSSGVSVSVLDHETLRITDQGSLDGQIRIEYTISNGSASADGEVIVIPIPAPDSILPPVATPDTAYVRAGDVVTIPVLDNDVQPSGGALHVAPELIEPLVDPADGEAFVSQDTVRFKAGSEAKTVYLTYEAVDSHQQKAAGLVTIQVLPVDEATNSAPRPQDLVSRALAGSETNIAVPLDGIDADGDSVELLDIASSPTKGRITATGPNFFTYEAFRGSSGVDSFTYRVRDHLGKESTASIRVGIAPVQLVNQEPYAVKDAVVVRPGREIAVPVMANDSDPEGDKITLVDEENGGLEIPEIDGLSARVSGDRVLVDAPGRALETSLQYTIRDARGATASAVLQITVDEDVPLVAPIARDDRIRSEDVAEGGLTADIDILKNDEDPDGTTEGLALDLGSGATLLKNGEVRVTVTEEQQLIRYTLTDQDGLEASAFIFVPAVSGLRPALDSTKPVEVVSGETIELPLSKYVVVAGGGTTRITEHAKVSAVHADGSDLVKDETTLVYTSAPDYFGQDALTFEVTDGTGPDDPDGRTSTLTIPIDVLPSENQPPVFISGEVQVAPGEEATTLDLEALTVDPDVDDEHEFEYVSGAGKGVTAKVDGDELKVEASSGAKKGTALTLTLRISDGETEPVEGTITVIVAASTRALPAANTDTIAEADQGRAVNVPVLANDFNPFPETPLKIVSYVVESGSGEVDKKGDELIVTPAKDFVGTMVVRYRIQDATKDADREADGQVVVTVQGVPDAPGAPTVVSVQDRTVVVSYSAPSNNGAAITKYTVKAAGGGAYSKDCQSTTCTLDGLTNNVEYTFQVTATNRVGESEPSAVSAVARPDARPDTPNPPALVFGDKSLAVSWSTPSTPGSPVERYTLEISPAPPSGIAQKEVTGNSLTWEGLENGTNYQVRIQAHNKAPEPSSWSGWSASEIPAGPPLAAAAPTTQELSPVGSQAQMQVNWATPDNNGDAIDSYQLEVYEGSALVRTLTPGAGATSQAVTLPTSETEYTFRIRGHNKAGWGDYSAPSAPRRGVTAPGAPTGLVAQPGDRFIDIQYTPGARNGARTGEVSYQYRLNGGGWQGLSGTRISGLTNGASYTVEVRGVASVNGSTYSGAPSNAATAVPFGVPFAPTAKAQNLGTQVKLSWDASGSDNGRPISVVQISVDDGAWTNVGMSGSRTVGDGYKQTHSIKVRAQDSEGQWSPVASDSARTNDPPAEVLRTEKGASGSWPDCGSSSCARVRLTVSNFANPGSYHLACDDGGRWGGSQAQHVPANGSVDLNCYYGYPGNTVRVYIKELDRYATALVWY from the coding sequence ATGAAGGCGTTGACGTGGATGCGTGCGCGCCCGCGACGGCTCGCGTCCGCCGCAGGCGTCGCCGCCGGTGCGGTCGCCCTCACCACACTCGCGTTCGCGTACCAGGGCAACCCGACGACCAAGGTCGATCTGAACGACGGCGGCGTCTGGATCACGAAGACGTCGAGTCTGCTCGTCGGGCACTTCAACCACGAGTCGACGCTCCTCGACGGCGGGCTGCGGACCGCGGCCGAGAACTACGACATCCTCCAGGACGAGACGAACGTCCTCGTGGTCGATGAGGCGGCGTCGACCGTCACCGCGGTCGACCCCGCCAGAGTCACGCTCGGCGACTCCGCCAAGATCCCGGCATCCGCGAAGGTGGCGCTCGGCGATCGCACCGCAGCCGTCCTCGATCGCGACTCCGGTGATCTCTGGGTCGTTCCGGTGCGCGGCATCGCCGCCTTCGAACCCGAGACCGCCGAGCCCGTCGCCGAACTGGGCGAGGGCGCCGAGGTCGCGGTCGCCCAGGACGGCACCGTGTTCGGGCTGTCCGCCTCGCGCGGCGAAATCGTCACGATCCCGGTCGACCGCGAAGGGCAGCCGCTCGACTCCTCTACCGCGTCGGTCGGCGATCTCGACACCTCGGAGGCCCCGCAGATCACGGTCGTCGGCCGGACTCCCGTCGTCTTCGACGCCGCTGCAGGCGTGCTGACGACGCCCGGCGGGTTCCGCACGAGCATCGGGGACGCGGCGGATGCCGTGCTCCAGCAGTCGTCTGCGGCGGCATCCGCCGTGCTGGTCGCGACGAGAGACGAGCTCGTCTCGGTGCCGCTCGACGGCGGTGAGCCGACGACGACGAAGGCCGGCGGCGATGGCGAGCCGGCGGCGCCGGTCTCGCTGCTCGGCTGCGCCTACGCCGCCTGGGCCGGAAGCGCGCGATTCGTCCGTGACTGCACGGGTGATGCGAGTGACGTCGAGGCGCAGATACCGGGCGCTCGGAACTCGACCGCTCTGACCTTCCGGGTCAACCGCGATGTGATCGTGCTGAACGACGCGGTCGGCGGAGAAGCGTGGCTCGCCGACGAGAGTCTGTCGCAGGTCGACAACTGGGAGGATCTGGTCCCGCCGGAAGGCGAATCGGACGACCAGGAGGACACCACGGAGGAGACGGTCCAGACGACGCTCCCCGAGCGCTCGGATCAGAACACCCCGCCGGTCGCCGAAGACGACTCCTTCGGCGTCCGCCCTGGTGCGTCGACGATGCTGCCGGTGCTCGACAACGACAACGATCCCGATGGCGACGTGCTGGTCGCCGCGCTCGCCGAGCAGCAGCCGGCGCTCGGCACCGTGCAGCCGATCCAGGACGGCGGATCGCTGCAGATCGCCGTCGATGAGAAGGCGTCGGGGACGGGCAGCTTCACCTACGAGGCCGACGACGGACGCGGGGGCAAGGACACCGCGGTCGTCACGCTCTCGGTGCACGGATGGGACGTGAACTCGGCCCCCGGCCCCAAGCGCAAGACGAGTCTCACAGTCGAGACCGGCGGCACGATCTCGTACAACATCCTCCCCGACTGGATCGACCCCGACGGCGACGACATCTACCTGAAGTCGGTCGTCGCCGCACCCGGCGACGAGGTCGAGTTCACGACCGACGGGCAGATCAGCTACAAGGCCACGGCGAGCCTGCAGGGTCGCAAGGACGTCGAGGTGACCGTCGCTGACGGCTTCGGCGAGGTGGGCACGGCGACGATCACGCTCGATGTGCGAGCCGAGGGCAGCACCGATCCGAAGACGAACGCCGACCACGTCGTGACGAGGGTCGGCGAGCAGGTGACCGTGTCTCCGCTGAGCAACGACACCAGCTCGGGGGCCGAGCCGCTGCGGCTGGGGCGCGTGGGCGATGCGCCCGGCGCGGCCGTGGCGCCCGACTTCACGAACCAGCAGTTCAGCTTCACCGCGCAGGCCGCCGGGACCTACTACGTGCAGTATCTGGCGACCGCAGGTCCGAAGAACGCCGAGGGTCTGGTCAGAGTCGACGTGCTCGACGCGAGCGCCTCCGAACTCCCGCCGATCGCGGTCCGCGATGTCGCGCTGCTGCCCGCAGGCGGCGACGTGCTGGTCGGCGTGCTGGCCAACGACACCGACCCCGGCGGCGGGATCCTCGTCGTGCAGTCGGTCTCGATCGACCCGAGCAGCGGGGTCTCGGTCTCGGTGCTCGACCACGAGACGCTGCGGATCACCGACCAGGGATCGCTCGATGGGCAGATCCGCATCGAGTACACGATCTCGAACGGCTCCGCATCCGCCGACGGCGAAGTGATCGTGATCCCGATCCCCGCCCCCGACAGCATCCTGCCGCCGGTCGCCACCCCCGACACCGCCTATGTGCGTGCGGGCGATGTGGTCACGATCCCGGTGCTCGACAACGACGTGCAGCCGAGCGGCGGTGCCCTGCACGTCGCGCCCGAGCTGATCGAGCCGCTCGTCGACCCCGCCGACGGCGAGGCGTTCGTGTCGCAGGACACGGTGCGGTTCAAGGCCGGCTCCGAGGCGAAGACCGTGTACCTCACGTACGAGGCCGTCGACTCCCATCAGCAGAAGGCCGCCGGACTCGTCACGATCCAGGTGCTTCCCGTCGACGAGGCCACCAACTCGGCACCGCGCCCGCAGGACCTCGTCTCGAGAGCGCTCGCCGGATCCGAGACCAACATCGCGGTGCCGCTCGACGGCATCGACGCCGACGGCGACTCCGTCGAGCTTCTCGACATCGCCTCGAGCCCGACCAAGGGCCGCATCACCGCCACCGGGCCGAACTTCTTCACCTACGAGGCGTTCCGAGGTTCTTCCGGAGTCGACTCCTTCACCTACCGCGTGCGCGATCATCTCGGCAAGGAGAGCACTGCGAGCATCCGCGTGGGCATCGCTCCGGTGCAGTTGGTCAATCAGGAGCCGTATGCGGTGAAGGATGCGGTGGTGGTGCGTCCTGGGCGTGAGATCGCGGTGCCGGTGATGGCGAACGACTCCGATCCAGAGGGCGACAAGATCACTCTGGTCGATGAGGAGAACGGCGGACTCGAAATCCCGGAGATCGACGGGCTGTCGGCGCGGGTGTCGGGGGACCGGGTTCTCGTGGATGCGCCCGGCCGTGCGTTGGAGACGTCTTTGCAGTACACGATCCGCGATGCGCGGGGTGCGACGGCGTCGGCGGTGCTGCAGATCACGGTCGACGAGGACGTGCCCCTGGTGGCGCCGATCGCCCGCGACGACCGCATCCGCTCCGAGGATGTGGCCGAGGGCGGCCTCACGGCCGACATCGACATCCTGAAGAACGACGAGGACCCCGACGGCACGACCGAGGGGCTCGCGCTCGACCTCGGCTCCGGCGCGACCCTGCTCAAGAACGGCGAGGTGCGCGTCACCGTCACCGAAGAGCAGCAGCTCATCCGCTACACGCTCACCGACCAGGACGGTCTGGAGGCCTCGGCGTTCATCTTCGTCCCCGCGGTCTCGGGTCTGCGCCCGGCGCTCGACTCGACCAAGCCGGTCGAAGTGGTCAGCGGCGAGACGATCGAGCTGCCGCTGTCGAAGTATGTCGTCGTGGCGGGTGGCGGGACGACGCGGATCACCGAGCACGCCAAGGTGAGCGCAGTGCACGCCGACGGTTCCGACCTGGTGAAGGACGAGACCACGCTCGTCTACACCTCGGCCCCGGACTACTTCGGTCAGGACGCCCTCACCTTCGAAGTCACGGACGGCACCGGACCCGACGACCCCGACGGCCGGACGTCCACCCTGACGATCCCGATCGACGTGCTGCCGTCCGAGAACCAGCCGCCGGTGTTCATCAGCGGCGAGGTGCAGGTCGCACCGGGCGAGGAAGCGACGACGCTCGACCTGGAAGCGCTCACGGTCGATCCCGACGTCGATGACGAGCACGAGTTCGAATACGTGAGCGGAGCAGGCAAGGGCGTCACGGCGAAGGTCGACGGCGATGAGCTGAAGGTCGAGGCATCGTCTGGCGCGAAGAAGGGCACCGCGCTGACGCTGACGCTGCGCATCTCCGACGGCGAGACCGAACCCGTCGAGGGAACGATCACCGTCATCGTCGCGGCGTCGACCCGAGCGCTGCCCGCGGCCAACACCGACACCATCGCCGAGGCCGATCAGGGGCGCGCGGTGAACGTGCCCGTTCTCGCCAACGACTTCAACCCGTTCCCCGAGACGCCGCTGAAGATCGTGTCGTACGTCGTCGAGTCGGGCTCTGGCGAGGTCGACAAGAAGGGCGATGAGCTGATCGTCACCCCGGCGAAGGACTTCGTCGGGACGATGGTCGTGCGCTACCGGATCCAGGATGCGACGAAGGATGCTGATCGCGAGGCCGACGGACAGGTCGTCGTCACCGTGCAGGGCGTGCCCGACGCGCCGGGTGCACCGACGGTCGTGAGCGTGCAGGACCGCACCGTCGTGGTCTCGTACTCGGCTCCGTCGAACAACGGCGCCGCGATCACGAAGTACACCGTGAAGGCGGCCGGCGGCGGCGCGTACTCGAAGGACTGCCAGTCGACGACCTGCACGCTCGACGGGCTCACCAACAACGTCGAGTACACGTTCCAGGTGACGGCGACGAACAGGGTCGGCGAGAGCGAGCCCTCCGCGGTCTCCGCGGTCGCGCGTCCCGATGCGCGACCCGACACCCCGAACCCGCCCGCACTCGTCTTCGGCGACAAGTCTCTCGCCGTGAGCTGGTCGACGCCGTCGACCCCTGGTTCCCCCGTCGAGCGCTACACGCTCGAGATCTCTCCCGCCCCGCCCTCCGGGATCGCCCAGAAGGAGGTCACCGGCAACTCGTTGACCTGGGAGGGGCTCGAGAACGGCACGAACTACCAGGTGCGCATCCAGGCGCACAACAAGGCGCCGGAGCCGTCGAGCTGGAGCGGCTGGTCGGCATCCGAGATCCCCGCCGGTCCTCCGCTCGCCGCCGCTGCGCCGACGACGCAGGAGCTCTCTCCTGTCGGTTCGCAGGCCCAGATGCAGGTGAACTGGGCGACTCCCGACAACAACGGCGACGCGATCGACAGCTATCAGCTCGAGGTCTACGAGGGGTCGGCGCTCGTGCGCACCCTGACGCCGGGCGCCGGCGCCACGAGCCAGGCCGTGACGCTGCCCACCAGCGAGACCGAGTACACCTTCCGCATCAGGGGCCACAACAAGGCCGGATGGGGTGACTACAGCGCCCCGTCGGCTCCGCGCCGCGGAGTGACGGCTCCCGGTGCTCCCACCGGTCTCGTCGCGCAGCCGGGCGACCGGTTCATCGACATCCAGTACACGCCCGGCGCGCGCAACGGTGCGCGAACCGGCGAGGTCTCGTACCAGTACAGACTGAACGGCGGCGGCTGGCAGGGACTGTCAGGCACCCGCATCTCGGGCCTCACCAACGGCGCGAGCTACACCGTCGAGGTCAGGGGCGTGGCGTCCGTGAACGGCTCGACCTACTCGGGCGCCCCGTCGAACGCGGCGACCGCTGTGCCCTTCGGCGTGCCCTTCGCGCCGACGGCGAAGGCGCAGAACCTCGGCACCCAGGTGAAGCTCTCGTGGGACGCCTCCGGATCTGACAACGGCCGTCCCATCTCGGTCGTGCAGATCAGCGTCGACGACGGCGCCTGGACGAACGTCGGAATGAGCGGCTCGCGCACGGTGGGCGACGGCTACAAGCAGACCCACAGCATCAAGGTGCGCGCGCAGGACTCCGAGGGGCAGTGGTCGCCGGTCGCCTCCGATTCGGCACGGACCAACGACCCGCCGGCCGAGGTGCTGAGGACCGAGAAGGGCGCGTCCGGATCATGGCCCGACTGCGGATCGTCGTCCTGCGCCAGGGTGCGTCTCACGGTCTCGAACTTCGCGAACCCCGGAAGCTATCACCTGGCCTGCGACGACGGCGGTCGATGGGGAGGCTCGCAGGCTCAGCACGTGCCCGCCAACGGCAGCGTCGACCTGAACTGCTACTACGGCTATCCCGGCAACACGGTCCGCGTCTACATCAAAGAGCTCGACAGATACGCCACGGCGCTGGTCTGGTACTGA
- a CDS encoding AAA family ATPase — protein sequence MTMTPEQATWFQGTFTRLVDNVDKAVQGKREVVALVLSAMLAEGHVLLEDAPGTGKTSLAKALASTVQGTSARIQFTPDLLPSDVTGVTIYDQQQHRFEFHKGPIFASIVLADEINRASPKTQSALLEVMEESRVTVDGVTHETGRPFLVIATQNPIEQAGTYKLPEAQLDRFLIKTSIGYPDLAITESILAGASDRNPSAGLTAVITTNAVADMADLGATVHVEPAVLRYVAELAEATRKDSGVRLGVSVRGAIAMVRLAKVWAATHGRHFVLPDDIKTLARPVWQHRLLLDAEAEFAGTTGEVVIARVLDSVPAPQARTAA from the coding sequence ATGACAATGACCCCTGAGCAGGCGACCTGGTTCCAGGGAACCTTCACCCGTCTCGTCGACAACGTCGACAAGGCCGTGCAGGGCAAGCGCGAGGTCGTCGCGCTCGTGCTCTCCGCGATGCTCGCAGAGGGGCACGTGCTGCTGGAGGACGCTCCCGGCACCGGCAAGACGAGCCTCGCCAAGGCGCTCGCCTCCACCGTGCAGGGCACCAGCGCCCGCATCCAGTTCACGCCCGACCTGCTGCCGTCCGACGTCACCGGCGTGACCATCTACGACCAGCAGCAGCATCGCTTCGAGTTCCACAAGGGACCGATCTTCGCGTCGATCGTGCTCGCCGACGAGATCAACCGCGCCTCGCCGAAGACCCAGTCGGCGCTCCTCGAGGTCATGGAGGAGTCACGCGTCACGGTCGACGGCGTGACCCACGAGACCGGTCGCCCCTTCCTGGTGATCGCCACCCAGAACCCCATCGAGCAGGCGGGCACGTACAAGCTCCCCGAGGCGCAGCTCGACCGCTTCCTCATCAAGACCTCGATCGGCTACCCCGATCTGGCGATCACCGAGAGCATCCTCGCCGGAGCATCGGATCGCAACCCCTCCGCCGGCCTGACCGCCGTGATCACGACCAACGCGGTCGCCGACATGGCCGACCTGGGCGCGACCGTGCACGTCGAGCCCGCTGTGCTGCGCTACGTGGCCGAGCTCGCCGAGGCGACTCGCAAGGACTCGGGCGTGCGCCTGGGCGTCTCGGTGCGGGGCGCGATCGCGATGGTCCGCCTGGCGAAGGTCTGGGCGGCCACGCACGGCCGTCACTTCGTCCTCCCCGACGACATCAAGACGCTCGCGCGCCCGGTGTGGCAGCATCGCCTGCTGCTCGACGCCGAGGCCGAGTTCGCCGGAACCACCGGCGAGGTCGTCATCGCCCGCGTGCTCGACTCCGTTCCGGCACCGCAGGCGCGAACGGCGGCATGA